In one Alphaproteobacteria bacterium genomic region, the following are encoded:
- the coaD gene encoding pantetheine-phosphate adenylyltransferase encodes MGQTERVGIYPGTFDPITNGHFDIIRRAATHMVDRLIVSVAINAGKGPLFSLEERTELVRAEVATLPEAVRNRVDVMPFEGLLMHHAVSVGAELIIRGLRAVSDFEYEFQMTGMNARLNRDVETVFLMASERHQFISSRFVKEIRQLNGDISEFVSPRVMAKLDEKIG; translated from the coding sequence ATGGGGCAGACCGAACGGGTGGGGATTTATCCTGGCACCTTCGATCCGATTACCAATGGTCACTTTGACATCATCCGACGGGCTGCCACCCATATGGTGGACCGATTGATCGTTTCGGTTGCGATCAATGCCGGCAAGGGGCCGCTGTTCTCCCTCGAGGAACGCACGGAACTGGTTCGGGCCGAGGTCGCGACCCTGCCGGAGGCGGTGCGCAATCGTGTCGACGTGATGCCCTTCGAGGGTCTGTTGATGCATCATGCCGTTTCCGTCGGCGCGGAACTCATCATTCGCGGTCTCCGAGCCGTGTCGGATTTCGAGTATGAGTTCCAGATGACGGGCATGAATGCGCGACTGAATCGTGATGTCGAAACCGTGTTTCTTATGGCCTCCGAGAGGCATCAGTTTATTTCGAGCAGATTTGTTAAAGAAATCAGGCAGTTGAACGGTGACATCTCCGAATTCGTCAGTCCCCGGGTGATGGCGAAGCTGGACGAAAAGATCGGCTGA
- a CDS encoding HAMP domain-containing sensor histidine kinase, producing the protein MRSATASASTEAPVATGGGRPADTQEEFGGFGRGLAYRLARAGVLVAITVGIILSSFQVYLDYGSQKAALDRQIEELLGVAAKPAARAVFTIDYALADQVAQSLLIYDFVIEAKIIGDHGELLGSAKKSLEGRPDHALKGLLEEQVELHRSLAPPIAQSQAVGQGEMIVRVSRAEALSGFLDRAVVVFLVGMARNVFLTLVLLFVFHYIASKPLRSLLESFRAIDSSDPGSSRIQSPKGHENDELGALARTGDRFVTEVAEQIAIRRATERQLEEQIASTKAALNASNVASEAKSTFLAHMSHELRTPLNAIIGYSELVTSKDNTFSLEKNVEFVRQIHRAGKILHAHIDDILNFSELERGGRALELKPQSLYRALNDAMSLLRLTVRSRGIVVQIDDPSGDPTVLADKRALHQVIVNVLANAVKFSPDKSEIRIELSEVQGFGVLSIRDKGPGIAPEELDRMLEPFTRSANPMVASQPGTGLGLPISLKLVEKMNGALLLTPRDPVGLEVTVKIPLAAGTGNPDGPTGHKPVS; encoded by the coding sequence GTGCGTTCCGCGACTGCCTCAGCGTCGACTGAGGCGCCGGTGGCCACTGGAGGGGGGCGGCCGGCAGACACCCAGGAAGAGTTTGGCGGGTTCGGGCGTGGCCTGGCCTATCGGCTGGCGCGCGCCGGCGTTCTGGTGGCCATTACCGTCGGCATCATTCTGTCCTCGTTCCAGGTCTATCTCGATTATGGCAGCCAGAAAGCCGCATTGGATCGACAGATCGAGGAGTTGCTCGGTGTGGCTGCAAAACCGGCTGCTCGGGCGGTCTTCACAATCGACTACGCTCTGGCTGATCAGGTGGCTCAAAGCCTTCTGATCTATGATTTCGTAATCGAGGCAAAGATTATAGGCGATCATGGTGAACTTCTGGGGTCGGCGAAGAAATCATTGGAGGGTCGGCCGGATCACGCCCTGAAAGGTCTGCTGGAAGAACAGGTCGAACTGCATCGCTCCCTGGCGCCGCCGATCGCGCAGAGCCAGGCCGTCGGGCAGGGTGAGATGATCGTGCGGGTCAGCCGGGCGGAGGCACTGTCCGGATTCCTGGATCGCGCGGTCGTGGTTTTCCTGGTCGGTATGGCGCGAAATGTCTTTCTGACTTTGGTTCTCTTGTTCGTGTTCCATTATATCGCGTCCAAACCGCTGAGAAGCTTGCTCGAATCGTTTCGGGCCATTGATTCCTCGGATCCGGGTTCTTCCCGAATACAATCGCCCAAAGGGCATGAGAATGACGAACTGGGCGCCCTGGCCCGGACCGGTGATCGATTCGTGACCGAAGTCGCCGAACAGATTGCGATCCGGCGGGCGACCGAACGTCAGCTTGAGGAGCAGATTGCATCGACCAAGGCGGCGCTGAATGCCTCAAATGTGGCAAGCGAGGCGAAATCGACGTTTCTGGCCCATATGAGCCATGAACTGAGAACGCCGTTGAATGCGATCATCGGCTATTCGGAACTGGTGACCTCAAAAGACAATACGTTCTCACTCGAGAAGAACGTCGAGTTCGTCCGGCAGATTCACCGCGCCGGAAAGATCCTGCATGCCCATATCGATGATATTCTGAATTTCTCTGAACTGGAGCGTGGTGGCCGCGCGCTCGAACTTAAGCCGCAATCCCTGTATCGCGCATTGAATGATGCGATGAGCCTGCTGCGGCTGACTGTCCGCTCCCGCGGTATCGTGGTCCAGATCGATGATCCCTCCGGCGACCCGACCGTTCTCGCTGACAAGCGCGCGCTCCATCAGGTCATTGTGAATGTCCTGGCAAATGCCGTCAAATTCTCCCCGGACAAATCGGAAATTCGGATTGAACTGTCGGAAGTGCAAGGGTTCGGCGTTTTGTCGATTCGAGACAAGGGACCCGGTATTGCGCCGGAAGAACTGGACCGAATGCTGGAGCCGTTTACGCGGTCCGCCAATCCCATGGTCGCCAGTCAGCCGGGAACCGGCCTCGGCCTCCCGATTTCATTGAAACTGGTCGAAAAGATGAACGGGGCCTTGCTTCTCACGCCAAGAGATCCGGTCGGCCTGGAAGTCACCGTCAAGATTCCCCTCGCCGCCGGAACGGGAAACCCCGATGGGCCGACCGGGCACAAGCCGGTTTCCTGA
- a CDS encoding Crp/Fnr family transcriptional regulator codes for MTGESARTLANVFLFKDLSEEDRARVEARCRWRDFAPQEQIIDFQDDSQDVYFITRGVARVVNYSISGREIAFDDLKEGAVFGELAAVDGEPRSANVVAVAPTTVGLMHPQTFRSVLEEHPEIAFTLMKRLTQMVRMSVERIMDLSTLGANNRVYAELLRLAKPTVQDDGTAKIDPIPIHSELASRVSTTRETVARVLSDLSRKGLVKRAGNVLQLTDTNRLRDMVEQFRGD; via the coding sequence ATGACGGGGGAAAGCGCCAGGACGCTGGCGAATGTTTTTCTTTTCAAAGATTTGTCTGAGGAAGATCGTGCGCGTGTTGAAGCACGCTGCCGCTGGCGGGACTTTGCGCCACAGGAACAGATCATCGATTTCCAGGACGATAGTCAGGACGTCTATTTCATAACCCGGGGCGTTGCCCGCGTCGTGAACTACTCCATCTCCGGCCGCGAGATCGCCTTCGACGATCTGAAGGAAGGAGCGGTCTTCGGAGAACTGGCCGCGGTGGACGGAGAGCCCCGTTCCGCGAATGTCGTCGCGGTCGCGCCGACCACGGTCGGTCTGATGCACCCCCAGACGTTTCGCAGCGTCCTGGAGGAGCATCCCGAAATCGCCTTTACCCTGATGAAGCGCCTCACCCAGATGGTGCGGATGTCGGTGGAACGGATCATGGATTTGAGCACTCTGGGCGCCAACAACCGCGTCTATGCCGAATTGCTTCGCCTCGCCAAGCCGACGGTTCAGGACGACGGTACGGCCAAGATTGACCCGATCCCGATTCATTCCGAACTGGCCAGCCGCGTTTCCACGACCCGCGAGACCGTGGCGCGCGTGCTCAGTGACCTGTCGCGCAAGGGATTGGTAAAGCGGGCCGGCAACGTCCTTCAACTGACCGACACCAACCGCCTGCGCGACATGGTCGAGCAGTTCCGCGGCGACTGA
- a CDS encoding ATP-binding protein has product MDGLSNWLPWRPGGYSLGTAAIAVCIILFGVATSFYAASSLEQREFDDWTDRARSDAYRLTEFATLALNQGEVSVSVMSERVHGTVSPLTEEALSAVIRKSLRHTDSVRFDSVIYAVRHHDAGALPSEQFIVTAASGTDVPLQTGMALSEIPAVHQAASSAFRLVGRVVLGSPFESADGWPTLTLAARTDVNGKEGVLIAVFDLLTFFESFLTSVAPDGLVLRLGVKIAGRDGEEPLIGHGLPLPNAVQTFEVPIAYGETVWRYSWDMLPGYEGGRDESLGTIVRYGGAGLFVVVGLLIALLLQVNRRITLAVRSRTEELARARDQAEIANRTKSEFLANMSHELRTPLNSVIGFAEILESQVMGPESWQQYREYAADIRQSGRHLLSLINDILDLSKAEAGHLELDESYIEPEAAIEGAVRLVHERARNNGLEIETEIENGIALVRCDERRVKQILLNLLSNAIKFTPRGGMVTVRADTTAEGGVRFQVCDTGIGMRPSDIPLAMTKFQQLDNAPQEELPGTGLGLPLADNLARLHDAKLEISSELGRGTVVSLIFGPDRVGHADDVLGRAG; this is encoded by the coding sequence ATGGACGGACTGTCGAACTGGCTCCCGTGGAGGCCGGGCGGATACTCGCTCGGTACGGCGGCGATCGCTGTCTGCATCATCCTGTTTGGCGTTGCGACCAGCTTCTACGCGGCAAGCAGCCTTGAGCAGCGGGAGTTCGATGACTGGACAGACCGCGCCCGAAGCGATGCCTATCGTCTGACCGAGTTTGCGACGCTTGCCCTCAATCAGGGAGAGGTGTCGGTCAGCGTGATGTCGGAGCGCGTGCATGGCACGGTTTCGCCCCTGACGGAGGAGGCCCTGTCCGCCGTGATCCGAAAGTCACTGCGACATACCGATTCCGTCCGGTTCGACTCCGTGATCTATGCGGTTCGGCACCATGATGCCGGGGCGCTGCCTTCCGAACAGTTCATTGTCACAGCGGCCAGCGGCACGGATGTCCCGCTGCAAACGGGTATGGCACTGTCGGAGATTCCGGCGGTGCACCAAGCTGCTTCCAGTGCATTTCGGCTCGTCGGGCGGGTCGTGCTGGGCTCGCCCTTCGAAAGCGCGGATGGCTGGCCAACCCTGACGCTGGCGGCGCGGACGGATGTCAACGGCAAGGAGGGGGTGCTGATCGCCGTCTTTGATCTGTTGACCTTCTTTGAGTCCTTCCTGACTTCGGTCGCTCCCGACGGGTTGGTGTTGCGCCTGGGCGTGAAGATTGCTGGCCGGGACGGGGAGGAGCCGCTGATCGGGCATGGGCTGCCCCTGCCGAATGCCGTGCAGACCTTCGAGGTGCCGATTGCCTATGGCGAAACGGTCTGGCGGTACAGTTGGGACATGCTGCCCGGCTATGAAGGGGGCCGCGACGAGTCGTTGGGGACGATCGTGCGGTACGGCGGTGCCGGCCTGTTTGTTGTGGTCGGTCTGCTGATTGCGTTGCTGCTGCAGGTCAACCGGCGGATTACCCTGGCGGTTCGCAGCCGGACCGAAGAACTGGCCCGTGCGCGGGATCAGGCGGAAATTGCCAACCGCACCAAGTCCGAGTTTCTGGCCAATATGAGCCATGAACTGCGTACACCGCTCAACTCCGTCATCGGTTTCGCCGAGATCCTGGAATCCCAGGTCATGGGTCCGGAATCGTGGCAGCAATATCGGGAGTATGCCGCCGACATTCGGCAGAGCGGTCGGCACCTGCTGTCCCTGATCAACGATATTCTCGATCTTTCCAAGGCCGAGGCCGGCCATCTGGAACTCGATGAATCCTACATCGAACCGGAGGCGGCGATCGAAGGGGCGGTCCGACTGGTCCATGAACGGGCGCGAAACAATGGACTGGAAATCGAAACCGAGATTGAAAACGGCATTGCGCTGGTGCGGTGCGACGAGCGCCGTGTGAAGCAAATCCTCCTGAATCTGCTCTCCAACGCGATCAAGTTCACGCCCCGCGGCGGTATGGTGACCGTTCGGGCGGATACGACGGCGGAGGGCGGCGTCCGCTTTCAGGTTTGCGATACGGGAATCGGCATGCGCCCGAGCGACATTCCGCTGGCGATGACGAAGTTTCAGCAACTGGACAATGCACCCCAGGAGGAACTGCCGGGTACCGGTCTGGGACTACCCCTGGCGGATAATCTGGCCCGGCTTCACGATGCGAAGCTCGAGATTTCTTCGGAATTGGGTCGTGGCACAGTGGTTTCTCTGATATTCGGGCCGGATCGTGTCGGACATGCCGATGACGTCCTCGGGCGGGCCGGATGA
- a CDS encoding DUF502 domain-containing protein, translated as MRTPEDDQQSHHHPRGGLFAKLRAYFLAGVLVTAPVAITIALAVWIVTYIDDTIMPLIPARYNPDTYFQQYLGVDFGVPGLGVLVLMIVITLIGAFTAGLVGRWVVGLGEKILDRMPVIRSLYKLTKQIFQTVLQNQSNAFRQAVLVEYPRKGLWAVAFVTASTEGELREKLARDTVNVFLPTTPNPTSGFLLFVPREDLIVLSMSVEDAVKLVISAGIVHPGVHLVGEDENGKKDTG; from the coding sequence ATGCGTACGCCCGAAGACGATCAGCAATCGCATCATCATCCGCGCGGCGGATTGTTTGCCAAGCTCCGGGCTTACTTCCTGGCGGGGGTTCTGGTTACCGCGCCGGTCGCGATCACAATCGCCCTAGCGGTATGGATCGTCACCTATATCGACGACACCATCATGCCGTTGATTCCGGCACGCTATAACCCCGACACCTATTTCCAGCAGTATCTGGGGGTCGACTTCGGTGTTCCAGGCCTGGGCGTTCTGGTCCTGATGATTGTCATCACGCTGATCGGCGCCTTTACCGCGGGCCTTGTCGGTCGCTGGGTCGTTGGACTGGGCGAGAAGATCCTGGACCGGATGCCAGTCATTCGCAGCCTCTACAAGCTGACGAAGCAGATCTTTCAGACCGTGCTGCAGAACCAGTCCAACGCCTTTCGCCAGGCGGTGCTGGTCGAATATCCCCGCAAGGGACTGTGGGCTGTGGCCTTCGTGACAGCTTCGACCGAAGGCGAATTGCGTGAGAAACTGGCCCGGGACACGGTCAATGTCTTCCTTCCGACAACGCCGAACCCGACCTCCGGTTTCCTGCTCTTCGTGCCGCGGGAAGACCTGATCGTGCTGAGTATGTCGGTCGAAGACGCCGTGAAGCTGGTGATCTCCGCCGGGATCGTGCATCCGGGCGTGCATCTGGTCGGCGAAGACGAAAACGGCAAGAAGGACACCGGCTAA
- the recG gene encoding ATP-dependent DNA helicase RecG: MRPEILFPLFAKLDSLKGVGPRIATLLEKAAGPHVIDLLWHLPREIIDRRARPTIADAVPGKIVTLTVTVGRHDAPSDRRRPYRVQTSDATGTLTLTFFRGDRKYLEQQLPEGSQRLVSGRLDLYNGIKQMAHPDHIQPLDKASEIPEIEPVYPLTQGVTPKVLAKALTAALDRVPDLPEWLDPAHLERMKWPTWHEAIRDAHNPRGTADLSPLSPLRQRLAYDELLANQLALTVVRRKAKRQGGQAIQGDGSLRDKARGALPFALTGSQEMALAEIFADMASGNRMLRLLQGDVGSGKTVVALMAMLNAVECGGQAALMAPTEILARQHYETIAPLVAKLGLKCIVLTGRDKGAARRDALAALAEGRAPIAIGTHALFQDDVTFRDLKLAIIDEQHRFGVHQRLSLGSKGQRADVLVMTATPIPRTLTMTAYGDLDSSRLTDKPPGRQPIKTVVISDSRLHEVVDGIGRKLKEGAKVYWVCPLVEESETSDLANAEGRYADLCRAFGEAKVALVHGRMKAKEKDAAMSRFVDGPADILVATTVIEVGVNVPAATVMVIEQAERFGLAQLHQLRGRVGRGDAASTCILVRAEQLSETARERLRTMAETEDGFVIAEKDLELRGAGEILGTRQSGLPEFRLADIGLHGDLMRIANDDARLVLERDPDLTGDRGRKLRYLLYLFERDAAIANLKSG; encoded by the coding sequence ATGCGTCCCGAAATCCTCTTTCCGCTCTTTGCCAAGCTGGACAGCCTGAAAGGCGTCGGGCCGCGGATTGCTACCCTACTGGAAAAGGCGGCGGGGCCGCATGTCATTGACCTTCTTTGGCACTTGCCAAGGGAGATTATAGATCGCCGGGCACGCCCGACCATCGCCGACGCGGTTCCCGGCAAGATCGTCACCCTGACTGTCACGGTCGGGCGGCATGATGCCCCGTCCGACCGGCGTCGTCCCTACCGAGTACAGACCTCGGATGCTACCGGCACGCTGACCCTGACCTTCTTTCGCGGGGATCGGAAGTATCTGGAGCAGCAGTTGCCGGAAGGCTCCCAACGCCTCGTGTCCGGCCGACTGGATCTTTATAACGGCATCAAGCAGATGGCCCATCCGGACCACATTCAACCGCTGGATAAAGCCTCCGAGATCCCGGAGATCGAACCGGTTTACCCCCTGACGCAAGGCGTCACACCGAAAGTTCTGGCAAAAGCTCTGACCGCTGCCCTGGACCGGGTGCCGGATCTGCCGGAATGGCTGGATCCTGCACATCTGGAGCGCATGAAATGGCCGACATGGCACGAGGCGATCCGGGATGCGCACAATCCGCGCGGAACTGCGGATCTGTCGCCTCTGTCGCCGCTCCGCCAACGGCTGGCCTATGACGAACTGCTGGCCAATCAGTTGGCATTGACGGTCGTACGCCGAAAGGCAAAGCGTCAGGGCGGGCAGGCCATCCAGGGAGATGGATCGCTGCGCGACAAGGCTCGCGGGGCCCTTCCATTTGCCCTCACCGGCAGTCAGGAGATGGCCCTGGCCGAAATCTTCGCCGACATGGCCTCCGGCAACCGGATGCTGCGGTTGCTGCAGGGCGACGTCGGCAGCGGCAAGACCGTCGTTGCCCTCATGGCCATGCTGAACGCCGTCGAATGCGGCGGACAGGCGGCCCTGATGGCGCCGACCGAGATCTTGGCCCGGCAGCATTACGAAACGATCGCACCGCTTGTCGCCAAGCTGGGTCTCAAATGCATCGTCCTGACGGGCCGTGACAAGGGGGCGGCACGGCGAGACGCCCTTGCAGCACTGGCGGAAGGGCGCGCGCCGATCGCCATCGGAACCCATGCCCTTTTCCAGGACGACGTTACCTTCCGCGACTTGAAACTCGCGATCATCGACGAACAACATCGTTTCGGGGTCCATCAGCGGCTGTCCCTGGGATCCAAGGGGCAGCGGGCCGATGTTCTGGTCATGACGGCAACGCCGATCCCCAGAACCCTGACCATGACTGCCTACGGGGATCTCGATTCGTCCCGCCTGACCGACAAGCCGCCGGGCCGGCAGCCCATCAAGACCGTCGTCATCTCGGACAGTCGCCTGCATGAGGTCGTGGACGGCATCGGGCGCAAGCTCAAGGAAGGCGCAAAGGTCTATTGGGTCTGTCCGTTGGTCGAGGAGTCCGAAACCAGCGATCTTGCCAATGCGGAGGGACGCTACGCAGATCTGTGCCGGGCCTTCGGAGAGGCAAAGGTCGCCCTGGTGCACGGCCGGATGAAGGCCAAGGAGAAGGATGCCGCCATGTCCCGTTTCGTCGACGGTCCGGCGGATATCCTGGTAGCAACGACGGTGATCGAGGTCGGCGTGAATGTGCCCGCAGCGACAGTCATGGTCATCGAACAGGCAGAGCGGTTCGGTCTGGCACAGTTGCACCAGTTGCGCGGGCGCGTCGGGCGCGGCGACGCTGCCTCGACCTGTATTCTCGTGCGGGCAGAACAATTGAGCGAGACCGCCCGGGAACGGTTGCGCACGATGGCCGAGACCGAAGACGGGTTCGTCATCGCGGAAAAGGACCTGGAATTGCGCGGAGCCGGGGAAATACTGGGTACACGACAGAGTGGCCTGCCGGAGTTCCGTCTGGCGGATATCGGGCTGCATGGCGACCTGATGCGGATCGCGAATGACGACGCGCGCCTGGTCCTGGAACGCGACCCGGACCTGACCGGCGACAGGGGCCGCAAGCTGCGCTATCTGCTGTATCTCTTCGAACGCGACGCGGCGATTGCCAACCTGAAATCCGGTTAG